The nucleotide sequence GCATAGGCATGGCCAAAATTCAAGCTAAACAACCAGGCATAGACCTTTATCCCCCGCTCATGTCCTTTCTGAATCGCCTGTGCCAGCAAATCAATATGCTCAGTGCCTGGTTCCTGGAGCAATGAAGCCCAGACCGTCGGGTTGTTTGCTGATGGCAGCAAGACCTGACCATTGGAAAACACATCAATGTTGACCTGGTTGTAACCCCGATTCACTATTTCATCAAACAACGCATCCAGCATTCCAGGCTTACTGTCGCAGGGATAAAGGCGTAACCAGGTTGCCTGGGTTTGTAGCCAGCTATAGCGGCGACACAGGCTTAAGCGCTCTGCATGCTGGGCAATCAGGGTTTGATAGGCTTGTTGAGCCGTTGCGTCTCCAGCCAGGGCTGCCTGCAACAGTGCCTGCTTTTGCCCCCGATCCTGGGTGGATAGGCGACACTCGTCCCCTGTTTCTGCCTGAACAGGGTGAATGCGGATTCCTGAGGCGGTCAGACTCATTATGACGGCGATCGCAAATAAACGCGGATAAAATCGGCTCCAGAACATTGGCTCTGATCAATAATGAAGGTCAGGTTCGAGCCATTGTAGCGCCTCTCTCAATTTTGATCCGGGTGGTGCTGAACAGCCCGATGCATTGAAAGTCTTCAATGCATACAATGCTCAATTCATACCCACAATCCGCAATGCCCAACGCCGCTCCAGGAAAACACTGGTCAGGTGACCGGGTGAGTGACAACGTCTCCATATATCTTACCCAGTTCAGACAATGGCCTGATAGATCCCTAGTACAGGGCATCCATCTGTGGCTCGATCACCATCTCCTGTACTCCATCCCTACAGATTTGCCAACATTTCATACACCGTAATCAACGCTGAGTTGTCCAGCTCTCCTTTCCCCTGAGCCAGCAATGCATCCATCAGGTTAGTCACCTGGGCTGTGCCCAACAGTGGCAGACCAATCTCTCGCCCTGTTTGCAGAACAATATTCATATCCTTCCGGTGCAAATTGAGCTTAAATCCAGGTTGAAAGTGCCCCTCCAGCATTCGTTGACCGTGGACTTCCAGAATCCGGCTCTGGGCAAATCCACCCAGCAATGCTTCCCTCACCTTTGCCCCATCCACCCCTGATTTCCGGGCAAAGGTCAAGGCTTCTGCCACGGCCTGAAGCGTCAGGGAAACAACAATTTGATTGCAGGCTTTGGTTACCTGTCCTGCTCCCGCTGCCCCAATGTAGACAATGTTTTTTCCCATCACCTCAAGGATAGGCAATGCCCTTTGAAAGGCAGATTCATCTCCACCCACCATGATGGATAAGGTTCCCTGCTGTGCCCCAATGTCTCCCCCGGAGATGGGGGCATCCAGGGCATCTACCCCTCTGGCTTGCAATGCCCGGTAAACCTTACGGGCAGTCGCAGGGGCAATGGTAGACATATCAATATAAAGTGTTCCTGGCTTTGCCCCTTCAATAATGCCATCATTCCCCAACACAATGGCTTCCACATCAGGCGAGTCAGAGACACAGGTGATTATCACCTCCGATTGCTGGGCTACTTCCCTGGGTGACTTGGCTATCGATGCCCCCTCTTCTGCCAGTTCCTCCACAGGCGATCGGCGGCGGTTATAGACAACCAGGGGAAAGCCAGTTTTGAGCAGGTTTCGTGCCATTGGCTTGCCCATAATGCCAAGTCCAATGAAGCCAATCTGTTGCATGGTGCTAAATGGGAAGGTAAGCAAAGGTGCAGAAAACTCCTTGTAAGCTTATACCACGCTCATCCCTTCCGACACAAAGCCTCTCATACTCACAATGGGTATCCGGTAGAAGAAATCTAATTTCTGTACCAGCCTTCTAAGGGATAAGATCGAGCAGTTGCAGGGTGCCCTGATGAGATGGTTTGGGCGATCGCTTCTTCCCCTGCTTGTTTTGCCCCTTTCCCTGGCCCCAATTTTCTACTTCTCCATACCCGGATTTAAGAGAAAAGGCTGATAGAACCAGTGCTCTATCAGCCTTTTGTAGTTAAGGAGCGTTTAGTACGAAGTCAGGTCAGCCGAACTTTACTTGGATTCAGTGAAGTCAGCATCAATGACATCATCGTCACCCCCTGGGGAACCAGCGGAATCACTACCAGGAGGGGGAGGAGGGGCACCGGCATCGCCACCACCGGCCTGCTGATAGATATTGCTGCCAATGGTGTAAAGGGATTGTTGCAGTTCAGTCATCACAGACTTGATGCGATCAAAGTTTTCCTGGGCGATCGCATCCCGCAAATCCTTAATCAGACCCTCTACTCTGGTCTTGTCAGATTCAGGCACTTTATCGCCCAGTTCAGACATCTGCTTCTCAGCCTGATAAGCCAGCGAGTCTGCCTGGTTCTTCAGATCAATTCTCTCGCGTTTCTCCTTATCAGCCGCAGCGTTCATTTCAGCTTCGCGCACCATCCGCTCCACATCATCCTTCGGCAGTGTGGACGCACCTGTAATGCTGATCGATTGTTCCTTGCCGGTGCCCTTATCCTTGGCGGTGACATTCAGGATGCCATTGGCATCAATATCAAAGGTAACTTCAATTTGGGGCATACCCCGGGGAGCCGGAGGAATGCCATCCAGCCGGAAGGTTCCCAGACTCTTATTGTCGTTTGCCATTTCCCGCTCACCTTGCAGGACATGGATTTCTACGTTGCTCTGCCCGTCTACGGCTGTGGAGAAGACTTCCGACTTTTTGGTGGGGATGGTGGTGTTGCGGGGAATGATCTTGGTCATAACGCCACCCAGGGTTTCCACACCCAGGGATAGGGGAGTCACATCCAGCAGCAGAATGTCCTTCACTTCTCCTGCCAGTACACCCGCCTGAATCGCCGCACCCACTGCAACTACCTCATCCGGGTTTACGGTCTGGTTCGGGTCTTTGCCCAGCACCCGCTTGACCAGTTCTTGCACAGCAGGAATCCGGGTAGACCCCCCCACCAGTACCACTTCATCAATCCGGCTTTTATCTAACTTGGCATCCCGCAGAGCATTTTCAACGGGCACACGGCAGCGATCAATCAGATCAGAGCAGAGTTCTTCAAATTTCTGACGGGTCAGCACCGTATCCAGATGCTTGGGACCATCTTGAGTTGCAGTGATAAAGGGCAGGTTAACCTCTGCCTGGGTAACGCTGGAGAGTTCAATCTTGGCTTTTTCCGCGGCTTCTGTGAGACGCTGGAGTGCCTGCTTATCCTTACGCAGGTCAATGCCTTCTGCTTTTCTGAACTCCTCTGCCAGGTAGTCCACAATCTTTTTGTCAAAGTCGTCACCCCCCAGGTGGGTGTCACCAGAGGTTGCCAGCACTTCAAACACGCCATCGCCTACTTCCAGGATGGATACGTCGAAGGTGCCACCTCCCAGGTCGAACACCAGGATGGTTTCGTTACTTTTCTTGTCCAGACCATAAGCAAGGGAGGCAGCCGTTGGCTCGTTAATAATCCGCAACACTTCGATGCCTGCAATCTTACCCGCATCTTTGGTTGCCTGCCGTTGAGAGTCA is from Leptothermofonsia sichuanensis E412 and encodes:
- a CDS encoding 2-hydroxy-3-oxopropionate reductase, which encodes MQQIGFIGLGIMGKPMARNLLKTGFPLVVYNRRRSPVEELAEEGASIAKSPREVAQQSEVIITCVSDSPDVEAIVLGNDGIIEGAKPGTLYIDMSTIAPATARKVYRALQARGVDALDAPISGGDIGAQQGTLSIMVGGDESAFQRALPILEVMGKNIVYIGAAGAGQVTKACNQIVVSLTLQAVAEALTFARKSGVDGAKVREALLGGFAQSRILEVHGQRMLEGHFQPGFKLNLHRKDMNIVLQTGREIGLPLLGTAQVTNLMDALLAQGKGELDNSALITVYEMLANL
- the dnaK gene encoding molecular chaperone DnaK, translated to MAKVVGIDLGTTNSCVAVMEGGKPTVIANAEGFRTTPSVVAFAKNGDRLVGQIAKRQAVMNPENTFYSVKRFIGRRFDEITHEATEVAYKVLNVNGNVKLDCPAAGKQFAPEEISAQVLRKLVDDASKYLGEQVTQAVITVPAYFNDSQRQATKDAGKIAGIEVLRIINEPTAASLAYGLDKKSNETILVFDLGGGTFDVSILEVGDGVFEVLATSGDTHLGGDDFDKKIVDYLAEEFRKAEGIDLRKDKQALQRLTEAAEKAKIELSSVTQAEVNLPFITATQDGPKHLDTVLTRQKFEELCSDLIDRCRVPVENALRDAKLDKSRIDEVVLVGGSTRIPAVQELVKRVLGKDPNQTVNPDEVVAVGAAIQAGVLAGEVKDILLLDVTPLSLGVETLGGVMTKIIPRNTTIPTKKSEVFSTAVDGQSNVEIHVLQGEREMANDNKSLGTFRLDGIPPAPRGMPQIEVTFDIDANGILNVTAKDKGTGKEQSISITGASTLPKDDVERMVREAEMNAAADKEKRERIDLKNQADSLAYQAEKQMSELGDKVPESDKTRVEGLIKDLRDAIAQENFDRIKSVMTELQQSLYTIGSNIYQQAGGGDAGAPPPPPGSDSAGSPGGDDDVIDADFTESK